A genomic segment from Clostridium pasteurianum BC1 encodes:
- a CDS encoding efflux RND transporter periplasmic adaptor subunit, with product MNKRNKTINIIIIIFISIIVFCTYFSKTIKNMLLPEVSVVTLKSGTIGNSYQTEGTIKYANTHKIYAMNNWNVKDVLVKINQDVKKGDVLAKVDNDEITLSEREEKATIINLQNQIESLKNAPNPDQNKINEYQFQLDTENIKYKQIRKGLTSDGSILSDIDGKIVAINSQNATQNSSSNKSSNSSTVAGNNALFEIVGSQPDFLVNWTNTSNDAKNIAVGDKVNIIASSSNNNNSAKELTAEVLQKQFNDQTGQYEFSASIDGKPNLKEDDNVIISTVDNTKRYDNVIPKSCLTEENGLNYIYVVNQKGGALGFYEYVQKVQVQVVASDDENCSIKPENGTSIPNNSLGIVMSTSKAIDDNSEVKLDTGN from the coding sequence ATGAATAAAAGAAATAAGACTATTAATATAATTATTATAATTTTCATTAGTATTATAGTTTTCTGCACATATTTTTCTAAAACAATAAAAAATATGCTGCTTCCTGAAGTTAGTGTAGTTACTTTGAAGTCAGGAACTATAGGAAATAGTTATCAGACAGAAGGAACTATAAAATATGCAAATACTCATAAAATTTATGCTATGAATAATTGGAATGTTAAAGATGTTCTTGTAAAAATAAATCAAGATGTTAAAAAAGGGGATGTTTTAGCTAAAGTAGATAATGATGAAATAACTTTAAGTGAAAGAGAAGAGAAAGCAACAATAATAAACCTTCAAAATCAAATAGAATCTTTAAAAAATGCACCTAATCCTGATCAGAATAAGATTAATGAATATCAATTTCAATTGGATACGGAGAATATTAAATATAAACAGATTCGTAAGGGATTAACTTCAGATGGAAGTATATTGTCAGACATAGATGGGAAAATAGTAGCTATAAATTCACAAAATGCAACTCAAAATTCATCCTCTAATAAATCATCAAATAGTAGTACGGTAGCAGGTAATAATGCGTTGTTTGAAATTGTAGGCAGCCAGCCTGATTTTCTCGTTAATTGGACTAACACTTCTAATGATGCAAAAAATATTGCAGTAGGTGATAAAGTAAACATTATAGCCTCCAGCAGTAATAATAATAATTCAGCAAAGGAATTGACCGCTGAAGTTTTGCAAAAACAATTTAATGATCAAACGGGTCAATATGAATTTTCTGCTAGCATAGATGGTAAACCCAATCTTAAAGAAGATGACAATGTTATTATAAGTACTGTAGATAATACAAAAAGATATGACAATGTAATACCTAAAAGTTGTTTAACCGAAGAAAATGGATTGAATTATATATATGTTGTAAATCAAAAGGGTGGAGCATTAGGATTCTATGAATATGTTCAAAAAGTTCAAGTACAGGTGGTAGCTTCCGATGATGAAAATTGTTCTATTAAGCCAGAGAATGGAACTTCAATCCCCAATAATAGTCTTGGCATTGTCATGAGTACCTCCAAAGCTATAGATGATAATTCAGAAGTTAAATTAGATACTGGAAATTAG
- a CDS encoding YhgE/Pip domain-containing protein, translating into MEHIFNIVTIFKRDMKSIIHNPIALIIITGLCILPSLYAWVNIKACWNPYENTGTIPVAVVNKDKMISFKNKNLNMGNEIVKNLKSNNKIGWKFVSQREGDLGIVDGTYYAEIEIPEDFSSSFVSILSDNPKKPQITYKVNTKENPVAGKITDVAKNTLIDQITSNFIVTVNQTLFSSLNEVGQDAQKNRDNIIKVKDDIININNNMDLITSTLQSINISSGNLGTFLTELRATIPSVESGLNSVIQSNENNAAMIKSTQTTLNNSANNIQINLNNENASIYRIQSMLNNLNEMSLNSNTSQFNSVASGINSAIDGANNSNNAIIDYLQKINGAIPNADIANMVSSLNNIQTSLNGEKNNVNNLQQNFSKTNNINKGILNSLNNSTASVNSQLTNSINQYNSKARGSLNSIGNSLITATNDATYLMQQAQDTNKQIDKLMGSAIEGTTLASKVSGDLNSRLLEFKDIIAKLASKLQLVNNNDLQQIISILQSNPQFMADFIANPFNLKDESIYTTPNYGSSMAPIYTVLAIWVGSLLLTSILTTKTVPTEEYRKLSLREKHFGKMLTFISLSVIQSLIVSLGDKFLLGVYTVNTSLMIAFAVVSGITFSIIVYTLVSVLGNVGKALAIILLIVQVAGSGGTYPIQLDPLAFRIVQPMLPFTYSVGGFREAIGGPLISTVMMDFSMLILISILFILLGLFFKRPLDPVISKFEAKFKKSGIGE; encoded by the coding sequence ATGGAACATATTTTTAATATAGTTACTATTTTTAAAAGAGATATGAAGAGCATAATACATAATCCCATAGCATTGATAATTATTACAGGGCTTTGTATTCTTCCTTCTTTGTATGCCTGGGTAAACATAAAGGCTTGCTGGAATCCCTATGAAAATACTGGTACAATCCCTGTAGCTGTAGTAAATAAGGATAAAATGATTTCCTTTAAGAATAAGAATTTGAATATGGGAAATGAAATAGTTAAAAACTTGAAGAGCAACAATAAGATTGGATGGAAATTTGTAAGTCAAAGGGAAGGGGATTTGGGAATTGTAGATGGTACATATTATGCAGAGATAGAAATACCAGAAGATTTTTCCTCAAGCTTTGTAAGTATTCTTTCAGATAATCCTAAAAAGCCTCAGATAACCTATAAGGTAAATACAAAAGAAAATCCAGTAGCCGGTAAAATAACAGATGTAGCTAAGAATACCTTAATAGATCAGATAACTTCAAATTTTATTGTTACAGTGAATCAGACTTTATTTTCTTCTCTAAATGAAGTTGGACAAGATGCGCAAAAAAATAGAGATAATATAATTAAGGTGAAGGATGACATAATAAATATAAATAATAATATGGATTTAATAACTAGTACACTGCAGAGCATAAATATCAGTTCTGGAAATCTAGGGACATTTTTAACGGAACTGAGAGCTACTATTCCCTCTGTAGAAAGTGGATTGAATTCCGTAATACAAAGTAATGAGAATAATGCAGCTATGATAAAATCTACACAGACTACATTAAATAATTCTGCTAATAATATTCAGATCAATTTAAATAATGAAAATGCTTCAATTTATAGAATTCAGAGCATGCTTAATAACTTGAATGAAATGAGCTTAAATTCCAATACTTCGCAGTTTAATTCTGTTGCATCTGGAATCAATTCGGCTATAGATGGGGCCAATAATTCCAATAATGCCATAATTGATTATTTGCAAAAGATTAATGGTGCTATTCCAAATGCAGATATAGCAAATATGGTAAGTTCTTTAAATAATATACAGACTTCTTTAAATGGTGAAAAAAACAATGTTAATAATTTGCAGCAGAATTTCAGTAAGACAAATAATATTAACAAAGGGATACTGAATTCTCTAAACAATAGTACTGCCAGTGTAAACAGCCAATTGACAAATTCAATAAATCAGTACAATTCAAAAGCAAGAGGTTCATTAAATTCTATAGGAAACAGTCTTATAACCGCAACTAATGATGCCACTTATCTAATGCAGCAGGCACAGGACACAAATAAGCAAATAGACAAACTTATGGGCAGTGCAATTGAAGGTACTACTTTAGCTTCTAAAGTAAGTGGTGATTTAAATAGTAGACTTTTAGAATTTAAAGATATAATTGCAAAATTGGCCAGCAAACTCCAACTGGTTAACAATAATGATCTGCAGCAAATAATATCCATACTTCAGAGTAATCCACAGTTTATGGCAGATTTTATAGCAAACCCCTTTAATCTGAAGGATGAATCCATATATACTACGCCAAATTACGGTTCCAGTATGGCACCAATTTATACTGTACTGGCAATTTGGGTGGGATCACTTTTACTTACATCTATACTTACAACTAAGACAGTTCCTACAGAAGAATATAGAAAGCTTAGTCTGAGAGAAAAACATTTTGGTAAAATGCTGACTTTTATTAGTCTATCAGTAATACAGTCCCTCATAGTCTCTTTGGGAGATAAATTTCTCCTAGGGGTATATACTGTAAATACATCCTTAATGATAGCCTTCGCAGTGGTATCAGGAATAACTTTTTCAATAATTGTATACACTTTAGTTTCAGTGTTAGGTAATGTAGGTAAAGCTTTAGCCATTATACTGCTCATAGTCCAGGTGGCCGGAAGTGGTGGAACATATCCTATACAATTAGATCCATTGGCATTTAGAATAGTGCAGCCAATGTTACCTTTTACTTATAGTGTAGGTGGCTTTAGAGAGGCCATAGGTGGTCCTCTTATAAGCACTGTAATGATGGATTTCAGCATGCTGATACTAATATCAATATTATTTATATTGCTTGGATTATTTTTTAAAAGACCACTGGATCCTGTAATTTCAAAATTTGAAGCTAAATTCAAAAAGTCAGGTATAGGAGAATAG
- a CDS encoding ABC transporter permease: MNIKKVIKLRFIISLIVLIMLIILSTYFSLTLNKNVSNILEYKKINKSLSTKDNGITFDDLNKVKEKYKELIFTGYKETLCDVTNKYGNSPSKKIKTKMVLTDENYFSLYPYNMVAGGKIDFLSVESGNKVAVISDVLANDVFKSIKVIGNMITLNNENYKIVGVYKENQSFIYSTSEDGYERIYVPYSSYTINDKNQNLFLDIFTTKETAQISYKNINNNLSKTLGGSLSLYNMVNYITLKKISFQYTRILYFIIGICGIIVLIKITLKYFRDLLTFFKEKLKTNYFNEILGNNRKKILFVFSKILLCLISIVIIFSLIKFNITIEDKYLPTDNIFDINFYKKTIVDDMQLRNANENGFDNVYNRYTNNIDDIEKIALLSELIVITITVINGRLLLIIKRNKNTLTR, encoded by the coding sequence ATGAATATAAAAAAAGTCATAAAGCTGAGATTCATAATAAGTTTAATTGTATTAATTATGCTAATTATATTGAGTACTTATTTTAGTTTAACTTTAAACAAAAATGTTTCCAATATACTAGAGTATAAAAAAATAAATAAAAGTTTGAGTACAAAGGATAACGGCATAACCTTTGACGACCTCAATAAAGTAAAGGAAAAATATAAAGAACTTATCTTTACAGGCTACAAAGAAACTCTATGTGATGTAACGAACAAATACGGGAATTCACCTAGTAAAAAAATAAAAACAAAAATGGTGCTAACAGATGAAAATTATTTTAGTCTATATCCTTATAATATGGTAGCAGGAGGTAAAATTGACTTCTTATCTGTAGAAAGTGGAAATAAGGTTGCAGTAATAAGTGATGTTTTGGCTAATGATGTATTTAAAAGCATCAAAGTAATTGGAAACATGATTACTTTAAATAATGAAAATTATAAAATTGTTGGAGTATACAAAGAAAATCAATCCTTTATTTACAGTACCTCAGAAGATGGTTATGAAAGGATATATGTTCCATATTCATCCTATACTATAAATGATAAAAATCAAAATTTATTTTTAGATATCTTTACAACTAAGGAAACGGCACAAATAAGTTATAAAAATATTAATAATAACTTAAGCAAAACACTGGGAGGAAGCTTATCCTTATATAATATGGTTAATTATATAACACTAAAAAAAATAAGCTTTCAGTATACACGAATACTATATTTTATAATAGGTATTTGTGGAATTATTGTTCTAATAAAAATAACATTAAAATATTTTAGGGATTTACTAACATTTTTTAAAGAGAAACTTAAAACCAATTATTTTAATGAAATATTAGGTAATAACAGGAAGAAAATTTTGTTTGTTTTTTCAAAAATATTATTATGTTTAATAAGTATAGTTATAATTTTTAGCCTGATAAAATTTAATATAACTATTGAGGATAAATACCTACCAACTGATAATATTTTTGATATCAATTTTTATAAAAAAACTATTGTAGATGATATGCAGCTCAGAAATGCTAATGAAAATGGTTTTGATAATGTCTATAATAGGTATACAAATAATATTGATGACATAGAAAAAATAGCTTTGTTAAGTGAATTAATAGTTATTACTATCACTGTTATAAATGGTAGATTGTTGTTAATAATAAAAAGAAATAAAAATACATTAACTCGGTAA